From Woronichinia naegeliana WA131, the proteins below share one genomic window:
- a CDS encoding ISNCY family transposase translates to MSTDFAERKMEVNDLSFDGIVHCLNEVIGKIDDPRSVSNATKYSLREAILGAFAAFFMQNESFLEYQRQLNSRCGRDNAQSLFGLEKIPTVEQIRNIVDGVAASSLFPLFGLIYQALRSMGFLKAYEILRGNLLVAMDGTNYYSSEKVNCPCCSTKTSKQGKVTYFHQALLPVIVSPDHESVFSLPPEFITPQDGSEKQDCEQNAAKRWISNHASLFAGQKITLLGDDLYSRQPTCQHCLDHDFNFIFVCLPTSHPTLYEWLNYLEANGEVKTTQHRRWNGKYFEIWHCRYLNQIPLRDQQPALLVNWCELKIHRESDAQLLYHKSWITNHFLTPHIVLDVCRAGRTRWRTENENHNILKNRGYHLEHNFGHGKQHLASVLLTLNLLAFLLHTVLGLVDERYQRIRVQRGTRKGFFQDILSLTKYLFFESWHHLLDFMLDDSVSLAVSNSS, encoded by the coding sequence GTGTCTACTGATTTTGCAGAGAGAAAGATGGAAGTAAACGACCTAAGTTTTGACGGAATCGTTCACTGTTTAAACGAGGTCATTGGGAAGATAGATGACCCCCGTTCGGTTAGTAATGCAACGAAATATAGTCTAAGAGAGGCGATACTGGGGGCATTTGCCGCCTTTTTTATGCAAAATGAGTCATTTTTAGAGTACCAACGTCAGCTTAACAGCCGTTGTGGGCGAGATAATGCTCAGAGCTTGTTTGGACTAGAAAAAATACCAACAGTAGAACAGATTCGCAACATTGTGGATGGGGTAGCAGCGAGTAGTCTATTCCCTTTGTTTGGGTTAATTTACCAAGCATTGAGGAGCATGGGATTCTTGAAAGCCTATGAAATATTGAGGGGAAATCTTCTAGTAGCAATGGATGGGACAAATTACTACAGTTCGGAAAAAGTAAATTGTCCATGCTGTTCAACCAAAACGTCAAAACAGGGAAAAGTCACCTACTTCCATCAGGCATTATTGCCCGTGATTGTTTCCCCAGACCATGAATCAGTTTTTTCCTTACCCCCTGAATTTATCACCCCTCAAGACGGTTCTGAAAAGCAAGATTGTGAGCAAAATGCGGCGAAACGTTGGATAAGTAACCATGCTAGTTTGTTTGCGGGACAGAAGATAACTCTGCTAGGGGATGACTTGTACAGTCGTCAGCCCACTTGTCAGCACTGTCTCGACCACGATTTCAACTTTATCTTCGTCTGTTTACCGACTTCTCATCCCACACTCTATGAATGGTTAAACTATTTAGAAGCTAATGGAGAAGTCAAAACCACTCAACACCGACGTTGGAATGGGAAGTATTTCGAGATTTGGCACTGCCGTTATCTCAATCAGATTCCCCTGCGAGACCAACAGCCTGCTTTGTTGGTTAACTGGTGTGAGCTAAAAATCCACCGCGAATCCGATGCTCAACTTCTTTATCACAAGAGTTGGATTACCAATCATTTTCTCACCCCTCACATCGTTCTTGATGTCTGTCGTGCTGGACGGACTCGTTGGCGTACTGAGAACGAGAATCACAATATTCTCAAAAATCGAGGCTATCACTTAGAGCATAATTTTGGGCATGGTAAACAACACCTCGCCTCTGTTTTGCTTACCCTGAATTTGCTGGCTTTTCTCTTGCACACGGTTTTAGGTTTGGTTGATGAACGTTACCAGAGAATTCGCGTCCAACGCGGCACTCGTAAGGGATTCTTTCAAGATATTCTCTCTTTGACCAAATATCTGTTCTTTGAAAGCTGGCATCATCTTTTAGATTTTATGCTTGATGACTCAGTTTCTCTCGCTGTCTCGAATTCTTCCTAG